DNA from Campylobacter concisus:
CTTTGCTATTTTTGGTAGCACTTATGGCTTTTGCTTTAAATTTTAGCTCAAACACGCTTACGCCATCTCCTCGGCACGTTTTAGTAGCTCTCTAGCACCTTTTTCTATAAATTTATGCGCTAGCTCCTTGCCGATGCTTTGAAATTTATTCTTGCTAGTCTTTAAGCTATCTTTTATATACTCGCTTCCATCAGGCAGGCCAACGATCGCATCGATAGAAATTTCATCACCTTGTAGCCTTGCGCTGATGCCTATTGGCACTTGGCAACCCCCCTCTAAAACGCTTACAAAGTCACGCTCTATGGTCGTTTCTATAACTGCATTTTCGTCATTTAGAAAGTCAATCTGCTCTAAAATTTGCTTCTCGTCTCTAGCCTCTATACCAAGAGCACCCTGACCCATCGCAGGTATCATCTCGTCAAAGCCAAATGTGTAGATGTGTGCCACTTCAGCCTTGATATTTAGGCGGTTTATGCCAGCCATCGCCAAAATGATCGCATCAAATTCGCCCTCTTTTAGCTTTCTAAGCCTAGTTTGTACGTTTCCACGAAGCGAGATGATCTCAAGATCAGGCCTCATGATAAGTAGCTGCATCTTACGGCGTAGGCTCGTTGTGCCAACCTTTGCACCGTGCGGTAGGTCGCTAAATTTAGCAAATTTCTCACTTATCATCGCATCTCTTGTATCCTCGCGTGAGCAAATGGCCGCTAGTTTAAGCCCTTCTGGAAAGACTACTGGGACGTCTTTTAGGCTATGCACGGCGATGTCAGTCTCGCCTTTTAGCATGCTATCTTCAAGCTCTTTTGTAAAAAGCCCTTTGCCGCCGATCTTGGCAAGTGGCGTGTCAAGTATCACGTCGCCCTTTGTCTTCATGCCCTCAAGCACGACCTTCACGCCCTTGTGCTGCGCCTCGATCCTAGCCTTGATATGCTCGCTTTGCCAAAGCGCTAAGATGCTCTTTCTAGTTGCTATTTTTATCTCTTTCATCATCTCTCCTAATTTACTCTTTTTGGCTCTTCGATGACCTCAACGTCGATGATCTCGCCCTCATCTTTTTTACTGCGCTGCTCGCTAAAATTTTGAAATTTAAACTCCTGATAGCTCTCATTTTTCGCTGCATTTTTCTTAAATACTAAAGAAAAAACGACCACGGCTATGCCAAAAATATCCGTTAAAATTCCTGGCAAAAAGAGCAGCGCTCCACCAAAGCTAAGCCCTAGCTGACTAAATAAATTTCCGCCAAGAAAGCTTTTAAATGCCACTTGAGGCGAATTTAAGCTAGAAAATCCAGCATTAAAAAGAAGTACGATACCCACAAATCCAGAGACCAGCACCTCAAGAAAGTAGTTCAAAAAGTCAAATTTATCAACAAAAAGATAGATAAAGACCGCTTCTATCAAAAAAAATAAAAATGCAAAAAATCTCATAAGCTTTCTTTTATCTTTCTAAAGGCCTCATCTGCGCCTATCGACTCTTTGTTTAGCCCATCTCTTGTGATAAACTCGACCTTGCCATTTGCAAATTCTTTACCAACAAGTAGCGCATAAGGAAAGCCGATAAGTTCAAAATCATTCATCTTAACGCCAAATCTCTCGTTTCTATCGTCGATTATGACGCTAACACCAGCTTTTTTAAGGCTCTCATAAAGCTCAAATGCAAATTTCACGCCCGCCTCATCTCTTAAATTTGAAATGATGATCTCCACATCAAACGGCGCGCACTCTTTTTTCCAGATGCAGCCCTTCTCGTCATGGCTAGCCTCTATCATCACAGCGATCAGCCTGCTGATACCAATGCCGTAGCAGCCCATCAAAAATGGCTTTGCCTTGCCGTTTTCATCAAGATATGTCGCA
Protein-coding regions in this window:
- the hemC gene encoding hydroxymethylbilane synthase, translating into MKEIKIATRKSILALWQSEHIKARIEAQHKGVKVVLEGMKTKGDVILDTPLAKIGGKGLFTKELEDSMLKGETDIAVHSLKDVPVVFPEGLKLAAICSREDTRDAMISEKFAKFSDLPHGAKVGTTSLRRKMQLLIMRPDLEIISLRGNVQTRLRKLKEGEFDAIILAMAGINRLNIKAEVAHIYTFGFDEMIPAMGQGALGIEARDEKQILEQIDFLNDENAVIETTIERDFVSVLEGGCQVPIGISARLQGDEISIDAIVGLPDGSEYIKDSLKTSKNKFQSIGKELAHKFIEKGARELLKRAEEMA
- a CDS encoding FxsA family protein, which encodes MRFFAFLFFLIEAVFIYLFVDKFDFLNYFLEVLVSGFVGIVLLFNAGFSSLNSPQVAFKSFLGGNLFSQLGLSFGGALLFLPGILTDIFGIAVVVFSLVFKKNAAKNESYQEFKFQNFSEQRSKKDEGEIIDVEVIEEPKRVN